One genomic region from Paenibacillus antri encodes:
- a CDS encoding cob(I)yrinic acid a,c-diamide adenosyltransferase, which yields MKIYTRTGDKGHTGVIGGRVRKDDLQVEAYGTVDELNSFVGVAMAGMDEVKFADMLEDLLNIQHELFDCGSDLAILDKAKREYKVTADMAEKLEALIDKYDAETPDITRFILPGGSASSAALHVCRTVCRRAERRVVTLAERQDINEHVRTYLNRLSDLFFTIARTANFREGRTDVEYARSAEVFRRKSDR from the coding sequence ATGAAAATTTATACGAGAACCGGCGACAAAGGGCACACCGGCGTCATCGGCGGTCGCGTACGCAAAGACGACCTCCAGGTGGAGGCGTACGGCACGGTCGACGAGCTCAATTCGTTCGTCGGCGTCGCGATGGCCGGCATGGACGAGGTCAAATTCGCCGATATGCTGGAAGATTTGCTCAACATACAGCACGAGCTGTTCGATTGCGGCTCCGACCTCGCGATTCTCGACAAAGCGAAGCGCGAGTACAAGGTTACCGCAGATATGGCGGAGAAGCTCGAAGCTTTGATCGATAAATACGACGCGGAGACGCCCGACATTACGCGGTTCATCCTCCCGGGCGGCTCGGCCTCCTCGGCCGCGCTGCACGTCTGCCGCACCGTCTGCCGCCGGGCCGAGCGCCGCGTCGTGACGTTGGCTGAGCGCCAAGACATCAACGAACATGTGCGGACGTATTTGAACCGGCTGTCGGACTTGTTCTTCACGATCGCCCGGACGGCGAATTTCCGCGAAGGGCGGACCGACGTCGAATACGCGCGCAGCGCGGAAGTGTTCCGCCGCAAATCCGACCGATGA
- the cobD gene encoding threonine-phosphate decarboxylase CobD produces the protein MLERYGHGGDLRTAAALYGRPAEAFVDFSSNMNPWGPPEGARAAMLRAWERIDAYPDPAARTLRGALAEKHGVPIEAIWVGNGAAEAIDLALRALRPTIAAVAAPGFAEYETAVEHAGGTTRPITLRPDDDFRLRAEDVRAAAEEGADAIVLGHPNNPTGQPLAQDVVEAALEAFRGVVIDEAFLDFSPEEESLTLVRRAAERPGLFVTRSLTKFYAIPGLRLGYVVAHPDGIARIRALAVPWSANGIALEVGAAVLADRDFAERTQRWLPPERERLSARLTALGLRVFPSAANFLLARLPEGAKAGELQTALGREGVLVRSGSTFRALEKDAYIRLAVKKRDANERLLEVMAAYLATAREASAR, from the coding sequence ATGTTGGAACGATACGGACACGGGGGAGATTTGCGCACCGCGGCGGCGCTGTACGGCCGGCCGGCGGAGGCGTTCGTCGACTTCAGCTCGAACATGAATCCATGGGGGCCGCCCGAGGGAGCGCGAGCGGCGATGCTGCGCGCGTGGGAGCGCATCGACGCGTACCCGGACCCGGCGGCTCGAACGCTGCGGGGCGCGCTCGCCGAGAAGCACGGCGTGCCGATCGAGGCGATCTGGGTCGGCAACGGCGCGGCGGAGGCGATCGACCTCGCCCTCCGCGCGCTGCGGCCGACGATCGCCGCCGTGGCGGCGCCGGGCTTCGCCGAATACGAGACGGCGGTCGAGCACGCCGGCGGAACGACGCGCCCCATCACGCTGCGCCCGGACGACGACTTCCGGCTTCGCGCCGAAGACGTGAGAGCCGCGGCGGAAGAAGGAGCCGACGCGATCGTGCTCGGCCACCCGAACAACCCGACGGGGCAGCCGCTTGCGCAAGACGTCGTCGAAGCCGCGCTCGAAGCGTTCCGCGGCGTCGTCATCGACGAAGCGTTCCTCGACTTCTCTCCCGAGGAGGAGTCGCTGACGCTCGTTCGACGCGCGGCGGAGCGGCCCGGCCTCTTCGTCACGCGCTCGCTCACGAAGTTCTACGCGATCCCGGGGCTCCGCCTCGGCTACGTCGTCGCGCACCCGGACGGCATCGCGCGCATCCGCGCGCTCGCCGTGCCGTGGAGCGCGAACGGCATCGCGCTCGAGGTCGGCGCCGCGGTGCTGGCGGACCGCGACTTCGCCGAGCGCACGCAGCGCTGGCTGCCGCCGGAGCGGGAGCGGTTGTCGGCGCGCCTGACGGCGCTCGGCTTGCGCGTCTTCCCGAGCGCGGCCAACTTCCTGTTGGCGCGGCTGCCCGAAGGCGCGAAGGCCGGAGAGCTGCAGACGGCGCTCGGGCGCGAAGGCGTGCTCGTCCGAAGCGGATCGACGTTCCGCGCCCTCGAGAAGGACGCCTACATTCGCCTCGCCGTGAAGAAGCGGGACGCGAACGAGCGGCTGCTAGAGGTAATGGCGGCTTACCTTGCGACGGCGAGGGAGGCGAGCGCGCGATGA
- the cobS gene encoding adenosylcobinamide-GDP ribazoletransferase — translation MRGGSGHLGDWVSAAAAAVQLMTRVPLPFASAWNERVARRSIAFYPLAGLVVGIIAAFLYWGGSLLLPPAAASAIVVAAWVWSTGGLHLDGWMDTADALGSNRSRERMLEIMKDPRVGAMGVAAGALLLLGKYAFVLSLLEYTAAGSLNLAAAVACVPIVARAFAPWAVALWPYAGGSGGMGAAMRSAGPRHALASAAVGAACLAAALALFGSGDPLFLLPVALAGAALAALAGAVGAAWLNRRFGGLTGDTYGALIEGIELALLLALVVAGASG, via the coding sequence ATGCGCGGCGGTTCTGGTCACTTGGGGGATTGGGTAAGCGCGGCGGCGGCGGCCGTGCAGCTGATGACGCGGGTGCCGCTGCCGTTCGCTTCCGCGTGGAACGAGCGGGTCGCTCGGCGCAGCATCGCGTTTTACCCGTTGGCGGGGCTCGTCGTCGGCATCATCGCGGCGTTCCTGTATTGGGGAGGCTCGTTGCTGCTGCCGCCGGCGGCAGCAAGCGCGATCGTCGTCGCGGCGTGGGTGTGGTCGACGGGGGGGCTGCATCTGGACGGCTGGATGGATACCGCCGACGCGCTCGGCAGCAACCGCTCGCGAGAGCGGATGCTGGAAATCATGAAGGATCCCCGCGTCGGCGCGATGGGTGTGGCGGCTGGCGCGCTGCTGCTGCTCGGCAAGTACGCGTTCGTCCTGTCGCTCTTGGAATATACGGCCGCCGGCAGCCTGAATCTCGCGGCGGCGGTCGCCTGCGTGCCGATCGTCGCGCGCGCGTTCGCGCCGTGGGCGGTCGCCCTGTGGCCGTACGCCGGCGGCAGCGGCGGCATGGGCGCCGCGATGCGCTCGGCCGGACCGCGGCACGCCTTGGCGTCGGCGGCGGTCGGCGCGGCATGCCTCGCGGCGGCGCTCGCGCTGTTCGGCTCGGGCGACCCGCTGTTCCTGCTGCCGGTCGCTCTGGCCGGGGCGGCGCTCGCCGCCTTGGCCGGCGCCGTCGGCGCCGCTTGGCTGAACCGCCGCTTCGGGGGGCTCACCGGCGACACGTACGGCGCCTTGATCGAGGGCATCGAGCTGGCGCTGCTGCTCGCTCTCGTCGTGGCGGGGGCCTCCGGATAG
- a CDS encoding cobyric acid synthase produces MKPQPQAPCPTLMIQGTASDVGKSLIVTALCRILTNDGYRVAPFKSQNMSNNSHVTPDGKEIGRAQAVQADACRIAATTDMNPILLKPTGERRAQVVVHGKPLRDYDAIDYREKYLPTAERFVREALDRLRAAHDVVVMEGAGSPAEVNLRDRDIVNMRAAAWGDAPVVLVADIDRGGVFASIVGTMAILRPEERDRVKGFIVNKFRGDPALLTDGLDWLEKETGKPVLGVVPMLHDVGLEDEDAASLDNKLRTRADPTRDLDIAVLRLPRLSNFTDVDALAGEPDASVRYVTKPEELGRPDAIVIPGTKNALMDLAALRERGLDEAVRRYASSGGRVVGICGGYQMLGLTLNDPHGVESSEAATSRMDGLGLLPLETTYAREKRTVRVSGAFAGWPGEAAPPAVELPVEGYEIHMGETAFREPVRPLFRFDDGSEDGAATGDGRVWGTYVHGIFDNDGFRRSWLNALRRDRGLPSLASDYRHRETREAAFDRLAEHVRSHVDMEAIYAMIGIRKGGSSR; encoded by the coding sequence ATGAAACCGCAGCCGCAAGCCCCCTGCCCGACGCTCATGATTCAAGGAACCGCGTCCGACGTCGGCAAGAGTCTGATCGTGACGGCGCTCTGCCGTATCTTGACGAACGACGGATACCGCGTCGCGCCGTTCAAGTCGCAGAACATGTCGAACAATTCGCACGTCACCCCGGACGGGAAGGAGATCGGCCGCGCCCAGGCGGTGCAGGCCGACGCATGCCGCATCGCGGCGACGACGGACATGAACCCGATTCTGCTGAAGCCGACGGGCGAGCGCCGCGCGCAGGTCGTCGTGCACGGGAAACCGCTGAGGGACTATGACGCGATCGACTATCGGGAGAAGTATCTCCCCACCGCGGAACGGTTCGTCCGCGAGGCGCTCGACCGGCTCCGCGCCGCCCACGACGTCGTCGTGATGGAAGGCGCGGGCAGTCCGGCCGAGGTCAATCTGCGCGACCGGGACATCGTCAACATGCGCGCGGCGGCATGGGGGGACGCTCCCGTCGTGCTCGTCGCGGACATCGATCGGGGCGGCGTGTTCGCTTCGATCGTCGGTACGATGGCGATACTCCGGCCGGAGGAGCGCGACCGGGTCAAGGGCTTTATCGTCAATAAGTTTCGCGGCGACCCGGCGCTGCTGACCGACGGGCTCGACTGGCTCGAGAAGGAAACCGGCAAGCCCGTCCTCGGCGTCGTGCCGATGCTGCACGACGTCGGGCTCGAGGACGAGGACGCGGCGTCGCTCGACAACAAGCTTCGAACGCGCGCCGACCCGACGCGCGATCTCGACATCGCCGTGCTGCGGCTGCCGCGGCTGTCGAACTTCACCGACGTCGACGCGCTCGCCGGCGAGCCGGACGCGTCCGTCCGCTATGTAACTAAGCCCGAGGAGTTGGGCCGTCCGGACGCGATCGTCATTCCCGGCACGAAGAACGCGCTGATGGACCTCGCGGCGCTCCGGGAGCGCGGCCTCGACGAAGCCGTGCGACGGTACGCGTCATCGGGCGGGCGCGTCGTCGGCATCTGCGGCGGCTACCAGATGCTCGGCCTGACGCTGAACGATCCGCACGGCGTCGAATCGTCCGAGGCGGCGACGAGCCGCATGGACGGACTCGGCCTGCTGCCGCTGGAGACGACCTATGCGCGGGAGAAGCGGACGGTCCGCGTCTCGGGCGCGTTCGCGGGTTGGCCCGGCGAAGCGGCGCCTCCCGCCGTCGAGCTCCCCGTCGAGGGCTACGAGATCCATATGGGAGAGACGGCGTTCCGCGAGCCGGTGCGGCCGCTGTTTCGCTTCGACGACGGGTCGGAGGACGGAGCGGCGACGGGAGACGGACGGGTGTGGGGGACGTATGTGCACGGCATTTTCGATAACGACGGGTTTCGAAGAAGTTGGCTGAACGCGCTGCGCCGGGACCGCGGGCTTCCCTCGCTGGCATCCGACTACCGCCATCGCGAGACGCGCGAAGCCGCGTTCGACCGACTGGCGGAGCATGTGCGCAGCCACGTGGATATGGAAGCGATCTATGCTATGATAGGAATTCGTAAGGGAGGCTCTTCACGATGA